The Toxotes jaculatrix isolate fToxJac2 chromosome 14, fToxJac2.pri, whole genome shotgun sequence genomic interval CTTTAACCTTTTAATACACAGCCCTTATGCTCGGACGCACTTGTTTGGGCTTAGGCCTCTTGGAGAAGGCGCAAAAGATTCTGATATTTTGGACACATTAAAATGTGCAACAATATCCATTTACTTGTTACGTGTTTTAAATTggttgtaaagaaaaaaaaaacaactgtttcaCTGAAGAGTAATaccacatttaatttaatttgtactAACTGAGTGACctttttaaatctgatttaaaattTGATTAATGAATGGTATTTTTCAGCATATTTAAGTTCCATTTTTTTATCCAAATATTTTTGAGTGACTATGCTGCACAATTCCCTTTACAGTGTCTGCTGCTGACTGtcttaaatacagtacagtatgtgtgttctGCAGGATTCAGCGTGACAAGGATTTTGCCATGAGGAAGGCTGAGAGAGCAAACCTGAGAGTGGCACTGAGAGACAAATACAGACTTCCAGATGTAAGGAATCATCTAGTCACCATCTAACTTCTCATTTGTTGACATCTAACTCCACTACTTCATTTGTACCATTTTATCCTAAGTCACTGTatatcatgtcatgtcatggtATCACACCCACTTTCAAGTGGCTTTTCAGCTTTTACACTGATTCAAGTTTTCAAACCTGTCAGTAATTAtaatttcaatatttttatagAATGAATATTATAGTACATAATAACACAGTTACTATTAGAGGGGCAGAATAATAGGTTGGCATGCATGCATGTTGTTATGACAACTCCACTGCtcaaaaaattaaaggaacacttcGAAACCACATCAGATctcaatgggaaaaaaaatcatgccagATATCTCCACTGATATGGACTGGGTAATGTGTTAGGAACAAAAGGATACCACATTGttgatggaaatgaaaattaTCAACCTACACAGGGCTGAAATCAAAGACACCctgaaaatcaaagtgaaaaaatgatGCAGCAGGCTTTTGCTGAAGTTTCATTGCAGCAACTCAAAATGGTACTCAGCAGTTTGTATGGTCCCCACGTGCTTGTATGCATTAAaaagtgttcctttaatttttttttagcagtgtaCATTTCTATATTCAATTTAtgttttctgtggattttttgtgttttatatttttacatatttaatttattaaaacacaaaacactgtgatCCACAAGAATGACGTGAACATTGCCTCTGTCCGGTAAACATTATTGCATCATCCAGAATCTGAGGTATGACAACCATTCTGATGTATAATGTTTAACGTCTCCTGTCACAGAGTGCTCAAGACACTGCAACAGTTGAGATGGCTGGAGAGGACATTGACCTGCCAGAGGACCTTGCAAAAATGGTGGAcgaagatgaggaagaggaagagaccaATGACTCATTCCTCCATAAACTTCAAAACATGGATGTGGATACACTGAAAACCAAAGCCCAGGCCACAGTGACAGAGTTAAAGCAGACTGCAGAGGAGAAGTGTATTCTCATGTGACCACCGTTcattaaaatatactgtacttGCAAAATATCAAGGCCTTCAAAACTTTGGTCAGATTAAACGCATTCAAGTTCAatgtgtattgtattgtacaATCCAGCAAGATCCATCTTTCCAGTTTCTGAGGTATTACAGCTGTAAACTGATTTACCTCATAAATCTTAAATTGCTTCTCTTAATTTACCATCTTCATGTTAGAACTCATTTGCTTTACTTACAGTGGGATTATTTGTGTGACTTTTTATCTGCATctgttaaaaatattaaataaacagaCTTTGAAGTAATGAGAAGATATCCTTTTTTGACATTAGCTCAACAGCcatgtttaaaatgttaaagaGGTTAAGGTAGACTTTAAGTGGGAAGCTCTAATCACAGGGCAAGGAAGGTCCTAATCTGGATGAATGGAGGGAGGGTTAACTCCTTTGACTATTGTGACAAACCAAAAGATTAACAGATAAAGTAGTACAGTATAAATTACAGCACTGTAAATCTATCAAGGATGGGCTTCAATTATAGCATGTTTACCCTGGATGtggtttactgtatgtgtgcacctTGATTTGGTAGGCATATTGGAATGCCTATGCCTACAGAACATATCATAGGACATACTGTTTAATCTAGGATTAAGCTTTTTTCCCTGACACCTGCCTATCACCACTGTTACTTGATAACCACATTTAAATGACTTGTCTTGGGTGATAATTTAAGAATTACTTCTATGTTTTTTTACCTCTACAGCCACGTGCTATatctttcatttcaaaattcaCTTTAAATCACTTCATTCTGCTGTGAATAAAGGTTCAGTCTAAAGTcctttaaaagttattttaaaaaaggtatTGATATTGAACTAGCAGATCTACAGCTGTACAAGTTGAGACAGAATGAGCATTTCCTTCACATTTCAGCTCAAGCTGATCACATGACCAGCCTCTCAGCATTTTACCCTCCCTTTCCATCATCTCTCTGTCATCCCCCTGCTGCTCACCATCCCCCTTTCCCCCTGTAAGCTGACACAGCGCCTTTAAACATTAGCCGCTTTCTTCCTAATAGGAT includes:
- the cplx4c gene encoding complexin-4c, which produces MAFLMTQMVGNKLKSFTGGGGDDDSKAGADGKETPESKGMSREQFEEYQRQLVEEKIQRDKDFAMRKAERANLRVALRDKYRLPDSAQDTATVEMAGEDIDLPEDLAKMVDEDEEEEETNDSFLHKLQNMDVDTLKTKAQATVTELKQTAEEKCILM